One Brassica napus cultivar Da-Ae chromosome C4, Da-Ae, whole genome shotgun sequence genomic region harbors:
- the LOC111205728 gene encoding DEAD-box ATP-dependent RNA helicase rde-12-like: MTIESPLDLWNALKHRYDHQKMVLLPKARHDWMHLRFMDFKSVDEYNSALFKIVSILRLCGEEVSDVMMLEKTYTTFNQSNSVLQQQYRTKAPLPEAHDIEKKDPKETYYTHDNKRPHGNGRGGYRGRRRDNHNGRDNYSTGRRGNHNNRGRGSNYGRGRGSYGRGRGGISKPSYTSNSLCHRCGMDNHWTKNCRTPKHLCELNKESIKNKNPEANMIQENGQDDKGYDADNESDRDNKDDQMDFETSDCLKV, from the exons ATGACAATTGAGAGTCCACTCGATCTTTGGAATGCTTTAAAGCACAGATACGATCACCAAAagatggtgttgcttccaaaggcaagACACGACTGGATGCATCTCAGATTCATGGACTTtaagtccgtggacgagtaCAATTCAGCCTTGTTCAAAATCGTCTCTATACTAAGGCTGTGTGGTGAAGAAGTGTCCGATGTGatgatgcttgaaaagacctaTACGACTTTCAATCAGTCGAATTCTGTGTTGCAGCAGCAATACAGGACAAAAG CACCATTACCCGAAGCCCATGACattgaaaagaaagatcccaaagaaACCTACTACACCCATGATAACAAGAGACCACACGGCAATGGCCGTGGTGGGTACAGGGGGCGTAGGCGTGACAATCATAACGGTAGAGATAACTACTCAACCGGCCGAagaggaaaccacaataaccgtggtcgtggttccaattacggtCGGGGCCGAGGGAGTTATGGCCGTGGacgaggtggcatatccaaaccatcttacacATCCAATTCTTTATGTCACAGATGTGGGATGGACAATCATTGGACCAAGAACTGCAGAACTCCAAAACACTTGTGCGAACTCAATAAAGAGagtatcaagaacaagaacccggaggcaaacatgatccaagaaaacGGTCAAGATGACAAGGGatatgatgctgacaatgaatcCGACAGGGACAACAAAGATGACCAAATGGATTTTGAGACATCCGACTGTCTGAAAGTTTAG